From a single Bos indicus isolate NIAB-ARS_2022 breed Sahiwal x Tharparkar chromosome 11, NIAB-ARS_B.indTharparkar_mat_pri_1.0, whole genome shotgun sequence genomic region:
- the LOC109565626 gene encoding olfactory receptor 1J21-like gives MGRENQSSMSEFLLLGLPIQPEQKGVFFALFLGVYLATVLGNLLILLVIRLDPHLHTPMYFFLSHLAFTDITFSSVTTPKMLMNMQTQSQSISYAGCISQVYFFLMLGCLDSFLLTSMAYDRYVAICHPLHYITIMSQSLCFLLVIVSWVLSSASAILHTLLLAHLSFCGDNLLPHFFCDLATLLKLSTSDTTVNELFILTVGVVVITLPFACILVSYGCIGATILRVPSTKGLYKALSTCGSHLSVVALYYGTIIGLYFFPSSNNSNDKDVIVAILYTLITPMLNPFIYSLRNQDMKGALGNILSRGTFS, from the coding sequence ATGGGGAGGGAAAATCAGAGCAGCATGTCCGagttcctcctcctggggctccCCATCCAGCCAGAGCAGAAGGGTGTGTTCTTCGCCCTGTTCCTGGGCGTGTACCTGGCCACGGTGCTGGGCAACCTGCTCATCCTCCTGGTCATCAGGCTGGACCCTCACcttcacacccccatgtacttcttcctcagccaCTTGGCCTTCACTGACATCACTTTTTCATCAGTCACAACTCCAAAGATGCTCATGAATATGCAGACACAGAGTCAATCCATCTCATATGCTGGGTGCATTTCCCAGGTGTATTTTTTCTTAATGCTTGGGTGTCTTGACAGCTTTCTTCTCACCTCAATGGCCTATGACAGGTATGTGGCCATCTGTCACCCCCTCCACTACATCACAATTATGAGTCAGAGCCTGTGTTTCCTGTTAGTAATTGTGTCCTGGGTCCTGTCCTCTGCTAGTGCCATCTTACACACCCTCCTCCTGGCCCATCTCTCTTTCTGTGGAGACAATCTTCTCCCTCACTTCTTCTGTGACCTTGCCACCTTACTTAAACTGTCCACCTCAGATACCACAGTCAATGAGCTGTTTATCCTCACTGTGGGAGTGGTGGTCATTACCCTGCCATTTGCATGCATATTGGTCTCTTATGGTTGCATTGGGGCAACCATCCTTAGGGTCCCCTCCACCAAGGGACTCTACAAAGCCTTGTCTACATGTGGGTCCCACCTCTCTGTGGTGGCTCTGTACTATGGAACAATTATTGGACTGTACTTTTTTCCCTCATCTAATAACTCTAATGACAAGGATGTTATTGTGGCCATATTGTACACTCTGATCACTCCCATGCTAAATCCTTTTATCTACAGTCTGAGAAATCAGGATATGAAAGGAGCTCTGGGAAATATACTTAGTAGAGGAACATTTTCTTAA
- the LOC109565627 gene encoding olfactory receptor 1J1-like, whose protein sequence is MITLVSQDIHLFPSTFPTNPLQQMTVENQSSVSEFLLLGIPIQPEQQGVFFALFLCMYLTTVLGNLLILLLIRLDSRLHNPMYFFLSHLALTDITFSSVTVPKMLVIMQTKCKSIPYAGCLSQTCFFILLADLDSFLITTMAYDRYVAICHPLHYTTIMSQSVCVTLVLGSWVIACACALLHTLLLARLSFCADNTIPFFFCDLAALLKLSCSDTSLNQLVIFTAGLTAIMLPFVCILVSYGHIGATILRVPSAKGICKALSTCGSHLSVVTLYYGAIIGVYFLPSSNSTNDSNIISSLMYTVVTPMLNPFIYSLRNKDMKGALRKLLSKRTYSSN, encoded by the coding sequence ATGATCACCTTAGTATCCCAAGACATTCACCTTTTCCCTTCAACTTTCCCTACTAATCCCCTCCAGCAGATGACCGTGGAGAACCAGAGCAGCGTGTCCgagttcctcctcctggggatcccCATCCAGCCAGAGCAGCAGGGCGTGTTCTTTGCCCTGTTCCTGTGCATGTACCTGACCACAGTGCTGGGCAACCTGCTCATTCTCCTGCTCATCAGGCTGGACTCTCGCCTCCACaaccccatgtacttcttcctcagccaCTTGGCCCTCACTGATATTACTTTCTCATCTGTCACTGTCCCTAAGATGCTCGTGATCATGCAGACTAAGTGCAAATCCATCCCCTATGCAGGGTGCCTTTCACAGACATGTTTTTTCATACTCCTTGCTGATCTGGACAGCTTCCTGATCACTACAATGGCCTATGACAggtatgtggccatctgccaccctcTGCATTATACCACCATCATGAGCCAGAGTGTCTGTGTCACGCTGGTGCTTGGATCCTGGGTCATTGCTTGTGCTTGTGCTCTTTTGCACACCCTTCTCCTAGCCCGGCTGTCATTCTGTGCTGACAACActatccccttcttcttctgtgaTCTGGCTGCGCTACTCAAATTGTCCTGCTCAGACACTTCCCTCAACCAGTTGGTAATCTTCACTGCAGGGTTAACAGCCATTATGCTTCCATTTGTATGCATCCTGGTTTCTTATGGCCATATTGGGGCCACTATCCTCCGGGTACCCTCTGCCAAGGGCATCTGCAAAGCCTTGTCCACATGTGGCTCTCATCTCTCAGTAGTGACTCTCTACTATGGGGCAATTATTGGTGTATATTTTCTTCCATCATCAAACAGCACCAATGACAGTAACATAATTTCTTCACTCATGTACACAGTGGTCACTCCCATGTTGAACCCCTTTATTTATAGCCTgagaaataaagacatgaaaGGGGCCTTGAGAAAACTCTTGAGCAAGAGAACATATTCTTCCAACTGA
- the LOC109565813 gene encoding olfactory receptor 1J4-like: protein MRRENQSNVSEFLLLGLPIRPEQQGVFFALFLGMYLTTVLGNLLIILLIRLDARLHTPMYFFLSHLALTDVSFSSVTVPKMLINMHTRDQSIPYAGCVTQMYFFIFFGCVDNLLLAVMAYDRYVAICYPLHYTTIMRGNLCISLVAVSWIFSCSSAMSHTLSLARLSFCADNTILHFFCDLAALLKLSCSDTSLNELVIFTVGALGIIIPLIGILVSYVRIGVSILRVPSTKGIYKALSTCGSHLFVVFLFYGTIMVLYIFPSSNNSNDKDIIASVMYTVVTPMLNPFVYSLRNRDMKGALGRFSRRETFFSK, encoded by the coding sequence ATGAGGAGGGAGAACCAGAGCAACGTGTCCGagttcctcctcctggggctccCCATCCGGCCAGAGCAGCAGGGCGTGTTCTTCGCCCTGTTCCTGGGCATGTACCTGACCACGGTGCTGGGcaacctgctcatcatcctgcTCATCAGGCTGGACGCTcgcctccacacccccatgtacttcttcctcagccaCTTGGCCCTCACTGACGTCTCCTTCTCATCTGTCACTGTCCCTAAGATGCTGATAAACATGCATACTCGGGATCAATCGATCCCCTATGCAGGGTGTGTAACACAGAtgtactttttcatattttttggtTGTGTTGACAATCTTCTTCTTGCAGTGATGGCCTATGATAGGTATGTGGCCATCTGTTACCCTCTCCACTACACCACCATCATGCGAGGAAACCTGTGTATTTCACTAGTGGCTGTGTCCTGGATCTTCTCCTGTAGCAGTGCAATGTCCCACACTCTCAGCCTGGCCCGGCTGTCCTTCTGTGCTGATAACACAatccttcatttcttttgtgaTCTTGCTGCCCTGCTTAAGCTCTCCTGCTCAGACACCTCCCTCAATGAGTTGGTCATCTTCACTGTGGGGGCATTGGGAATCATCATACCACTAATTGGCATCCTAGTCTCTTATGTCCGCATCGGGGTCTCCATCCTAAGAGTCCCTTCCACCAAAGGGATTTACAAAGCCTTGtccacctgtggctcccaccTCTTTGTGGTTTTCCTATTCTATGGGACAATTATGGTTCTGTACATTTTCCCATCATCAAACAACTCCAATGACAAAGACATAATTGCTTCAGTGATGTACACAGTGGTCACGCCCATGCTGAACCCTTTCGTCTATAGTCTGAGGAACAGAGACATGAAGGGGGCTCTTGGGAGATTTTCCAGGAGGGAGACCTTCTTCTCTAAGTAA
- the LOC109565814 gene encoding olfactory receptor 1J4-like, producing the protein MRRENQSSMSEFLLLGLPIWPEQQGMFFALFLGVYLTTVLGNLLILLLIRLDPRLHSPMYFFLSHLAFTDVSFSSVTVPKMLINMQTQHQSISYVGCVTQTYFFLFFTDLDDFLLTSMAYDRYVAVCHPLHYSTIMGQGLCTLLVTASWILSCASALCHTLLLTRLSFCADHSIPHFFCDLDALLKLSCSDTSLNKLAIFTVGVAVIVLPLVCILISYGHIGATILKVPSTKGICKALSTCGSHLSVVFLFYGTIIGLYTLPSSSTPNDKNIIASVMYTVVTPMLNPFIYSLRNRDMKGALERLSRREIFFSK; encoded by the coding sequence ATGAGGAGGGAGAACCAGAGCAGCATGTCTGagttcctcctcctggggctgcCCATCTGGCCAGAGCAGCAGGGCATGTTCTTCGCCCTGTTCCTGGGCGTGTACCTGACCACGGTGCTGGGCAACCTGCTCATCCTCCTGCTCATCAGGCTGGACCCTCGCCTCCActcccccatgtacttcttcctcagccaCTTGGCCTTCACTGATGTCTCCTTCTCATCTGTCACCGTCCCTAAGATGCTCATCAACATGCAGACTCAGCATCAATCCATCTCCTATGTAGGGTGTGTAACACAGacatatttcttcctcttttttactGATCTGGATGATTTCCTGCTCACCTCGATGGCCTATGATCGGTACGTGGCCGTCTGCCACCCTCTCCACTACAGCACCATCATGGGACAGGGGCTGTGCACCTTACTAGTAACTGCGTCCTGGATTCTCTCCTGTGCCAGTGCCCTGTGTCACACCCTCCTTCTGACCCGGCTGTCCTTTTGTGCTGACCACAGCATCCCCCATTTCTTCTGTGACCTTGATGCCCTGCTGAAGCTCTCCTGCTCAGACACATCCCTCAACAAGCTGGCCATTTTCACAGTAGGAGTGGCCGTCATTGTCCTCCCACTAGTATGCATCCTGATCTCTTATGGCCACATTGGGGCCACCATCCTGAAGGTCCCCTCCACCAAGGGGATCTGCAAAGCATTGTCCACATGTGGCTCCCACCTCTCTGTGGTTTTCCTATTTTATGGAACAATTATTGGACTGTATACTTTACCCTCATCCAGCACCCCTAATGACAAGAACATAATAGCTTCAGTGATGTACACAgtggtcacacccatgctgaaccctttcatctacagcctgaggaacagAGACATGAAGGGGGCTCTCGAGAGACTTTCCAGGAGAGAGATCTTCTTTTCTAAGTAG